In a single window of the Chelonia mydas isolate rCheMyd1 chromosome 8, rCheMyd1.pri.v2, whole genome shotgun sequence genome:
- the GLRX2 gene encoding glutaredoxin 2 isoform X2 produces the protein MGNNPSTSMGLSNAATVNKIQETISDNCVVIFSKTTCTYCKMAKKLFQDMNVNYTAVELDMYENGSQFQDILHQMTGGRTVPRVFINGAFIGGATDTQRLHQQGKLLPLVHQCQMRRAKNSDLPCGLP, from the exons atGGGAAATAATCCATCTACTTCAATGGGATTGTCTAATGCTGCTACTGTGAACAAGATCCAG gaaaccATTTCGGACAACTGTGTAGTGATTTTCTCTAAAACAACATGCACCTACTGCAAAATGGCAAAGAAACTGTTCCAGGATATGAATGTAAATTATACAGCAGTAGAACTAGACATGTATGAAAATGGAAGCCAGTTTCAAGACATTCTTCATCAAATGACTGGCGGCAGGACA GTTCCAAGAGTGTTTATTAATGGGGCTTTTATCGGAGGTGCTACGGATACTCAAAGGCTTCACCAGCAAGGCAAGCTGCTTCCATTAGTTCATCAATGTCAAATGAGAAGAGCGAAAAATTCTGATCTGCCGTGTGGCCTACCATAG
- the GLRX2 gene encoding glutaredoxin 2 isoform X1, with protein MALWGALRAAGSRLRMGNNPSTSMGLSNAATVNKIQETISDNCVVIFSKTTCTYCKMAKKLFQDMNVNYTAVELDMYENGSQFQDILHQMTGGRTVPRVFINGAFIGGATDTQRLHQQGKLLPLVHQCQMRRAKNSDLPCGLP; from the exons ATGGCTTTGTGGGGAGCCCTGCGCGCCGCCGGCAGCCGGCTCAG aatGGGAAATAATCCATCTACTTCAATGGGATTGTCTAATGCTGCTACTGTGAACAAGATCCAG gaaaccATTTCGGACAACTGTGTAGTGATTTTCTCTAAAACAACATGCACCTACTGCAAAATGGCAAAGAAACTGTTCCAGGATATGAATGTAAATTATACAGCAGTAGAACTAGACATGTATGAAAATGGAAGCCAGTTTCAAGACATTCTTCATCAAATGACTGGCGGCAGGACA GTTCCAAGAGTGTTTATTAATGGGGCTTTTATCGGAGGTGCTACGGATACTCAAAGGCTTCACCAGCAAGGCAAGCTGCTTCCATTAGTTCATCAATGTCAAATGAGAAGAGCGAAAAATTCTGATCTGCCGTGTGGCCTACCATAG